In Procambarus clarkii isolate CNS0578487 chromosome 5, FALCON_Pclarkii_2.0, whole genome shotgun sequence, the following are encoded in one genomic region:
- the LOC138352375 gene encoding uncharacterized protein, which translates to MEDYDTGGASGDGVAVPGASCSTTLVVSDVHVSAVDDDCASNLPPVLSPAEGSPQWEVVAPPGVDGVDPGASRGIKLVLKKDAKRGGSQQVQRSVVAEEPCEAAEEAPSVLPIARPLGKEPLPLILASGVAMDADHPLHFEIVDRVRPAPWCPSAIWIRRAKCFIVGVPELMPDPRTLNSDHVSEDIMLLWEAYCIRFPAEEWPDKPICRCSGWRGPRR; encoded by the coding sequence atggaggactacgacacgggtggagcttcgggagatggtgtggcggttccaggtgcctcgtgctctacgacgctggtggtgtctgatgtccatgtgtcggctgttgacgatgattgtgcgtctaatttacctcctgttctttctcctgcagaaggttctccgcagtgggaggtggttgctcctccgggcgtggatggtgtggatcctggagcgagccgaggcatcaagctggtgttgaaaaaggatgccaagcgtggggggtcccagcaggtgcaacgttcagtggttgccgaggagccctgtgaggcagctgaggaggctcccagtgtgctgcccattgcccggcctcttgggaaggagcctctccctctcatcttggcctccggagtggcgatggatgctgaccatccgttgcattttgaaattgttgaccgtgtgcgtcctgctccgtggtgcccttctgccatctggattcgtcgggctaagtgttttattgtgggtgtgccagagttaatgcccgatcctcgtacgctcaatagtgaccatgtttcggaggacattatgttactttgggaagcgtactgtattcgcttcccggcggaagagtggccggacaa